The following proteins come from a genomic window of Mycolicibacterium rufum:
- a CDS encoding DinB family protein, which translates to MAAMPPPIADERAGLREYLTAQQHAFHAIAFGLTDEQARARPTVSALSIGGLIKHVTTCQRGWMERVAASPEACADDGRPMEERAADWEDEFTMREDETLADVLAAFDAQNAETIRLAETADLGAAVPVPQNAPWFPKDVAAWSVRWVFFHMIEELARHAGQGDIIRESIDGATLYELLAGVEGWPETDWLKPWKPAAASQA; encoded by the coding sequence ATGGCCGCCATGCCCCCACCCATCGCCGACGAGCGTGCGGGTCTGCGGGAGTACCTGACCGCGCAGCAGCATGCGTTCCATGCGATCGCGTTCGGGCTCACCGACGAGCAGGCCCGCGCCAGGCCGACGGTGAGCGCGCTGTCGATCGGTGGGCTGATCAAGCACGTCACCACCTGTCAGCGCGGCTGGATGGAGCGCGTCGCGGCCTCACCCGAGGCGTGCGCGGACGACGGCCGCCCGATGGAGGAGCGGGCCGCCGACTGGGAGGACGAGTTCACGATGCGCGAGGACGAGACGCTCGCCGACGTGCTGGCCGCGTTCGACGCGCAGAACGCCGAGACGATCCGCCTGGCGGAGACGGCCGATCTGGGCGCGGCGGTGCCGGTGCCGCAGAATGCGCCGTGGTTCCCCAAGGACGTGGCGGCGTGGTCGGTGCGCTGGGTGTTCTTCCACATGATCGAGGAGCTGGCCCGCCACGCCGGGCAGGGCGACATCATCCGCGAGAGCATCGACGGCGCCACGCTCTACGAGCTGCTCGCCGGTGTCGAGGGGTGGCCGGAGACCGACTGGCTCAAGCCTTGGAAGCCGGCCGCCGCGTCACAGGCGTAG
- a CDS encoding TetR/AcrR family transcriptional regulator — translation MSSPTRWAGVPLTDRRAERRELLIDAAYRLFGDGGEAVLTVRSVCRETGLNSRYFYESFADVDELLGAVYDRVSAELAQVVEAAMTAAEVSLRARTRAGMAAVLEFSSTDPRRGRVLFTDARANPVLTERRAATQDLLREAVLTEGWRLHPDTDPVAAMVGAAMYTGAMAELAQQWLTGHLGDDLDAVVDHALALVLR, via the coding sequence GTGTCGAGCCCCACCCGGTGGGCGGGTGTCCCGCTGACCGATCGTCGCGCCGAGCGCCGCGAACTGCTGATCGACGCCGCCTACCGACTGTTCGGCGACGGCGGCGAGGCCGTCCTCACGGTGCGTTCGGTGTGCCGCGAGACCGGACTGAACTCCCGGTACTTCTACGAGAGCTTCGCCGACGTCGACGAGCTGCTGGGCGCGGTCTACGACCGGGTCAGCGCCGAACTCGCGCAGGTGGTCGAGGCGGCGATGACCGCGGCGGAGGTGTCGCTGCGCGCCCGCACCCGGGCCGGGATGGCCGCGGTGCTGGAGTTCAGCTCCACCGATCCGCGCCGCGGACGTGTGCTGTTCACCGACGCCCGGGCCAACCCGGTGCTGACCGAGCGTCGGGCCGCGACCCAGGATCTGCTGCGCGAAGCCGTGCTCACCGAGGGCTGGCGGCTGCACCCCGACACCGACCCCGTCGCCGCGATGGTCGGCGCCGCGATGTACACCGGCGCGATGGCGGAGTTGGCCCAGCAGTGGCTCACCGGCCACCTCGGCGACGACCTCGACGCCGTCGTCGACCACGCGCTCGCGCTGGTGCTGCGCTGA
- a CDS encoding oxygenase MpaB family protein — protein MFLPHQLVGHVLNQRFDEDVRRHFFKGMEFAAPVGDPGWFGPGSAVWHVHSHMHALIFGLQCAAFLERLDPSIYWMGVHHSRLVRDDTRDDPMPQIDPKGALTRLGHSVAFFIGTAYGSTETAERLATAVRSMHHTIKGTRPDGARYDADDPEWLRWNYATVAWGIATAHELYHPNPLRGNKIDRYYGEFVRVGRALGGTDLPTTKAETLDCLKSYLPKLAVTYGTAMATGPNLPLPQAALNWAVRDTMPSWAKGLIQHSNPNVVERTARRALMWSIINGVHLASGPAPEFEQAKTRVAAGTTVPHTLPTYRPGTDPVRTRAELEDAFA, from the coding sequence ATGTTCCTGCCGCACCAGCTCGTCGGCCATGTGCTCAATCAGCGGTTCGACGAGGACGTGCGCCGGCACTTCTTCAAGGGCATGGAGTTCGCGGCGCCCGTCGGGGATCCCGGCTGGTTCGGGCCCGGCAGTGCGGTGTGGCATGTGCACTCGCACATGCACGCGCTGATCTTCGGCCTGCAGTGCGCGGCCTTCCTCGAGCGGCTGGACCCGTCGATCTACTGGATGGGCGTGCACCACTCCCGGCTGGTCCGCGACGACACCCGCGACGATCCGATGCCCCAGATCGACCCGAAGGGCGCGCTCACCCGGCTCGGCCACTCGGTGGCGTTCTTCATCGGCACCGCCTACGGCTCGACCGAGACCGCCGAGCGGCTGGCCACCGCGGTGCGCTCGATGCACCACACCATCAAGGGCACCCGGCCCGACGGGGCGCGCTATGACGCCGACGACCCCGAGTGGCTGCGCTGGAACTATGCGACCGTGGCCTGGGGCATCGCCACCGCGCACGAGCTCTATCACCCGAACCCGTTGCGCGGCAACAAGATCGATCGTTATTACGGCGAGTTCGTGCGCGTCGGCCGTGCGCTGGGCGGCACCGACCTGCCGACCACCAAGGCCGAGACGCTGGACTGCCTGAAGTCCTATCTGCCCAAGCTCGCGGTCACCTACGGCACCGCGATGGCGACCGGGCCCAACCTGCCGCTGCCGCAGGCCGCGCTGAACTGGGCCGTACGCGACACCATGCCGTCCTGGGCGAAGGGGCTGATTCAGCACAGCAACCCCAACGTCGTCGAGCGCACCGCCCGGCGCGCGCTGATGTGGTCGATCATCAACGGCGTCCACCTGGCCTCGGGCCCGGCGCCGGAGTTCGAGCAGGCGAAGACGCGGGTGGCGGCGGGGACGACCGTGCCGCACACCCTGCCGACCTACCGGCCCGGGACCGACCCCGTGCGCACCCGCGCCGAGCTCGAGGACGCGTTCGCCTGA
- a CDS encoding ABC1 kinase family protein has translation MSTTRKADNSPHREVARLDRVPLPVEAARIGATGWQITRTGARVAGKLTGRGSLQQKIVKQIPQTFADLGPTYVKFGQIIASSPGAFGEPLSREFRSLLDRVPPADEKAVHRLFREELGDEPTNLFKTFDEKPFASASIAQVHYATLHTGEEVVVKIQRPGIRRRVAADLQILKRGARLVEFAKLGQRLSAQDVVADFADNLAEELDFRLEAQSMDAWVAHMHASPLGANIRVPQVYWDLTSERVLTMERVQGVRIDDVAAIRQKGFDGTELVKALLFSVFEGGLRHGLFHGDLHAGNLSVDDDGKIVFFDFGIMGRIDPRTRWLLRELVYALLVKKDHAAAGKIVVLMGAVGTVKPEAQAAKDLEKFATPLTMTSLGDLSYAEIGKQLSALAEAYDVKLPRELVLIGKQFLYVERYMKLLAPRWQMMSDPSLTGYFANFMVEVSREHSADERLREEQTSSELDA, from the coding sequence ATGAGCACCACGCGGAAAGCCGACAACAGCCCACATCGCGAGGTTGCCAGACTCGACCGGGTCCCGCTGCCGGTCGAGGCGGCCCGCATCGGAGCCACCGGGTGGCAGATCACCCGCACCGGCGCACGCGTCGCCGGGAAACTGACCGGCCGCGGCTCGCTGCAACAGAAGATCGTCAAGCAGATCCCGCAGACGTTCGCCGACCTCGGCCCCACCTACGTCAAGTTCGGCCAGATCATCGCGTCGAGCCCCGGCGCCTTCGGCGAACCGCTCAGCCGCGAGTTCCGCAGCCTGCTCGACCGCGTCCCCCCCGCCGACGAGAAGGCCGTGCATCGGCTCTTCCGCGAGGAGCTCGGCGACGAACCGACCAACCTGTTCAAGACGTTCGACGAGAAGCCGTTCGCGTCGGCGTCGATCGCCCAGGTGCACTACGCGACGCTGCACACCGGCGAGGAGGTCGTGGTCAAGATCCAGCGGCCGGGCATCCGCCGCCGCGTCGCCGCGGACCTGCAGATCCTCAAGCGCGGCGCCCGGCTGGTCGAGTTCGCCAAGCTGGGTCAGCGGCTGTCCGCCCAGGATGTGGTGGCCGACTTCGCCGACAACCTCGCCGAGGAACTCGACTTCCGGCTCGAGGCCCAGTCGATGGACGCGTGGGTGGCCCACATGCACGCCTCGCCGCTGGGCGCCAACATCCGGGTGCCGCAGGTCTACTGGGATCTCACCAGTGAGCGGGTGCTCACCATGGAGCGCGTGCAGGGGGTGCGCATCGACGACGTCGCGGCGATCCGCCAGAAGGGCTTCGACGGCACCGAGTTGGTCAAGGCGCTGCTGTTCAGCGTCTTCGAGGGCGGGCTGCGGCACGGCCTGTTCCACGGCGACCTGCACGCAGGCAACCTGTCGGTCGACGACGACGGCAAGATCGTCTTCTTCGACTTCGGCATCATGGGCCGCATCGACCCGCGCACCCGCTGGCTGCTGCGCGAGCTGGTGTACGCGCTGCTGGTCAAGAAGGACCACGCCGCGGCAGGCAAGATCGTCGTGCTGATGGGCGCGGTCGGCACCGTCAAGCCCGAGGCGCAGGCCGCCAAGGACCTGGAGAAGTTCGCCACCCCGTTGACGATGACCTCGCTCGGGGACCTGAGCTACGCCGAGATCGGCAAGCAGCTCTCCGCGCTCGCCGAAGCCTACGACGTCAAGCTGCCGCGCGAACTGGTGCTGATCGGCAAGCAGTTCCTGTACGTCGAGCGCTACATGAAGCTGCTGGCGCCCAGGTGGCAGATGATGAGCGACCCGTCGCTGACCGGCTACTTCGCCAACTTCATGGTGGAAGTGTCCCGGGAACATTCGGCCGACGAGCGCTTGCGCGAGGAGCAGACGAGTAGCGAGTTGGACGCCTGA
- a CDS encoding alpha/beta fold hydrolase: MQVRTGTAPSGDIGIHYEDMGDPGDPAVLLVMGLGAQMIFWRTAFCEKLINQGLRVIRFDNRDVGLSDKLPGHHSGAPLLPRMARSFVGLASPAAYTLEDMADDAAALLDHLDIDRAHVVGASMGGMIAQVFAARHHARTRTLGVIFSSNNQPALPPPGPQQLLAVLGKPAGSGRDAIVDNAVRVTKIIGSPGFPRSDDQIRAEAIEGYDRSYYPAGVGRQFAAILGSGSLRRYNRQTTAPTVVLHGKADKLMRPSGGRAIARAIPGARLVLFDGMGHELPEPLWDDIVGELKTTFAQAE, translated from the coding sequence ATGCAGGTCCGCACCGGCACCGCGCCGTCCGGCGACATCGGCATCCACTACGAGGACATGGGCGACCCCGGCGATCCGGCCGTCCTGCTCGTCATGGGCCTGGGCGCGCAGATGATCTTCTGGCGCACCGCGTTCTGCGAGAAGCTGATCAACCAGGGTCTGCGGGTGATCCGCTTCGACAACCGCGACGTCGGGCTGTCCGACAAGTTGCCCGGCCACCACTCCGGTGCGCCGCTGCTGCCCCGGATGGCGCGGTCGTTCGTGGGGCTGGCCAGCCCGGCGGCCTACACCCTCGAGGACATGGCCGACGATGCCGCGGCCCTGCTCGACCACCTCGACATCGACCGCGCGCACGTCGTCGGCGCGTCGATGGGCGGCATGATCGCCCAGGTGTTCGCCGCGCGCCACCACGCGCGCACCAGAACCCTCGGGGTGATCTTCTCGAGCAACAACCAGCCGGCGCTGCCGCCGCCCGGTCCGCAGCAGCTGCTCGCCGTCCTCGGCAAGCCTGCGGGCAGCGGCCGCGACGCGATCGTCGACAACGCCGTGCGGGTCACCAAGATCATCGGCAGCCCGGGCTTTCCCCGCTCCGACGACCAGATCCGCGCCGAGGCCATCGAGGGCTACGACCGGTCCTACTATCCGGCCGGCGTCGGCAGACAGTTCGCGGCGATCCTCGGCAGCGGCAGCCTCCGCCGCTACAACCGGCAGACCACCGCGCCGACGGTGGTCCTGCACGGCAAGGCCGACAAGCTGATGCGGCCGTCGGGCGGTCGCGCCATCGCCCGCGCCATCCCCGGCGCCCGGCTGGTGCTGTTCGACGGCATGGGTCACGAGCTGCCCGAACCGCTGTGGGACGACATCGTCGGGGAACTGAAGACGACGTTCGCACAGGCCGAGTGA
- a CDS encoding cyclopropane mycolic acid synthase family methyltransferase: MASTKKQLKPHFDDVQAHYDLSDEFFRLFLDPSQMYSCAYFERDDMTLEEAQRAKVDLALGKLGLEPGMTLLDVGCGWGYTMMRAIERYDVNVIGLTLSENQKAHVERIFAESDSPRTKEIRLEGWENFDQPVDRIVSIGAFEHFGKDRWDDFFSTAYRVLPDDGVMLLHTITALTIPQMIERGIPLTFSVARFIKFILTEIFPGGYLPTIELVGEHAGTAGFTLTREQSLQPHYARTLDLWSAALQEHRTEAIAVQSEEVYDRYMHYLTGCADSFRKGYTDVNQFTLVKQPA, encoded by the coding sequence ATGGCCTCGACCAAGAAACAACTGAAGCCGCATTTCGACGACGTCCAGGCACACTACGACCTGTCCGACGAGTTCTTCCGGCTCTTCCTGGATCCTTCGCAGATGTACAGCTGCGCCTACTTCGAACGCGACGACATGACGCTCGAGGAGGCTCAGCGCGCCAAGGTCGACCTCGCGCTCGGCAAGCTCGGTCTGGAACCGGGGATGACGCTGCTCGACGTCGGGTGCGGCTGGGGCTACACGATGATGCGGGCGATCGAGCGCTACGACGTCAACGTCATCGGGCTGACGCTCAGTGAGAACCAGAAGGCCCACGTCGAGCGGATCTTCGCCGAATCCGACAGCCCGCGGACCAAGGAGATCCGGCTCGAGGGCTGGGAGAACTTCGACCAGCCCGTCGACCGCATCGTCTCGATCGGCGCCTTCGAGCACTTCGGAAAGGACCGCTGGGACGACTTCTTCAGCACCGCCTACCGGGTGCTGCCCGACGACGGCGTGATGCTGCTGCACACCATCACCGCGCTGACGATCCCGCAGATGATCGAGCGGGGCATTCCGCTGACCTTCTCGGTCGCCCGGTTCATCAAGTTCATCCTCACCGAGATCTTCCCCGGCGGATACCTGCCGACGATCGAGCTCGTCGGCGAGCACGCGGGCACGGCCGGCTTCACGCTGACCCGCGAGCAGTCGCTGCAGCCGCACTACGCGCGCACCCTCGACCTCTGGTCGGCCGCGCTGCAGGAGCACCGGACCGAGGCGATCGCCGTGCAGTCCGAAGAGGTCTACGACCGGTACATGCACTACCTGACCGGTTGCGCGGACTCCTTCCGCAAGGGCTACACCGACGTCAACCAGTTCACCCTGGTCAAGCAGCCCGCCTGA
- a CDS encoding cyclopropane mycolic acid synthase family methyltransferase: protein MSDQSTGTKDLTPHFEDIQAHYDLSDDFFGVFQDPTRKYSCAFFTGPNDTLSEAQIANVDQHLDKLDLKPGMTLLEVGCGWGLTLQRAMEKYDVNVIGLTLSKNQQAYCNQLLSKIDSKRTFDVRLEGWEQFHSPVDRIISIEAFEHFGFERYDDFFKMCFDVLPDDGRMTIQSSVGYHPYDLAARGKKLTFELARFIKFMITEIFPGGRLPTTQMMVEHGEKAGFVVPETLSLRNHYIKTLGIWADRLEAHKDEAIAATDEEHYQHYMRYLKGCQYYFIDESIDVSLVTYLKPGAAA, encoded by the coding sequence ATGTCTGACCAATCCACCGGCACCAAGGATCTGACTCCTCATTTCGAGGACATTCAGGCTCACTACGACCTGTCGGACGACTTCTTCGGCGTGTTCCAGGATCCGACCCGCAAGTACAGCTGCGCGTTCTTCACCGGCCCGAACGACACCCTGTCGGAAGCCCAGATCGCCAATGTCGATCAGCACCTCGACAAGCTCGACCTGAAGCCGGGCATGACGCTGCTCGAGGTGGGCTGCGGATGGGGTCTGACGCTGCAGCGGGCGATGGAGAAGTACGACGTCAACGTCATCGGCCTGACACTGTCGAAGAACCAGCAGGCCTACTGCAACCAGCTGCTGTCCAAGATCGACTCGAAGCGCACCTTCGACGTGCGCCTGGAGGGCTGGGAGCAGTTCCACTCCCCCGTCGACCGCATCATCTCGATCGAGGCGTTCGAGCACTTCGGCTTCGAGCGCTATGACGACTTCTTCAAGATGTGCTTCGACGTGCTGCCCGACGACGGCCGGATGACGATCCAGAGCAGCGTCGGCTACCACCCCTACGATCTCGCGGCGCGGGGCAAGAAGCTGACCTTCGAGCTGGCCCGCTTCATCAAGTTCATGATCACCGAGATCTTCCCCGGTGGCCGCCTGCCCACCACGCAGATGATGGTGGAGCACGGCGAGAAGGCCGGCTTCGTGGTGCCCGAGACGTTGTCGCTGCGCAATCACTACATCAAGACACTCGGCATCTGGGCTGACCGGCTCGAGGCGCACAAGGACGAGGCGATCGCGGCCACCGACGAGGAGCACTACCAGCACTACATGCGGTACCTCAAGGGTTGCCAGTACTACTTCATCGACGAGTCCATCGACGTCAGCCTGGTCACCTATTTGAAGCCCGGTGCCGCTGCCTGA
- a CDS encoding sensor domain-containing protein — protein MAAFISYSSRDRTLVEGLLKAMRRAHLPVWLDEELTGGESWWREILTQIRDCEVFIVALSKNLLDSKACQAELRYAQALGKPVLPVQVGPMDTLRINPLSAMQVIDYRTPDLESGIELISSVNALRAKTPPLPDPLPEEPPIPFAYLMRLASTISDPTGLSAQQQTALVSELKAGLEEDGSDELARRDIAELLRMLRDRSDVTWRTRTEVESVLASLDAPAPAPPAPPPSPPSAPAYVTGPQPAYQSGPGAPPWTPPPGPRPPNSGPPNYPPPGPPRGKGARSSGAAGKWLIIGGGAVVVVAVLVVVALRAFPSEDPQPPAPPPPVAPASVNSLLLTTNETEAIMGVSNLEPSKVFDQMAESTQQISNTACAGAQFNAVKSVYDGSGYSVVADQVYTADSPQYVYVNQTVVLYPSADQAEKFLSRSTDAWRTCAGESVTVTTDEGKSYNWSFDQVDVDSDNHQISQMTRQEGMGGYGCEHALRVVSNAVIETRACSDGVTDEAGRMAESMAAKAPR, from the coding sequence GTGGCGGCGTTCATCAGCTATTCGAGTCGGGACAGGACGCTGGTCGAAGGGCTGTTGAAGGCGATGCGGCGCGCGCACCTGCCGGTGTGGCTCGACGAGGAGCTCACCGGTGGAGAGTCGTGGTGGCGGGAGATCCTGACTCAGATCCGCGATTGCGAGGTGTTCATCGTCGCGCTGTCGAAGAACCTGTTGGATTCCAAGGCCTGTCAGGCGGAGTTGCGGTACGCCCAAGCGCTGGGCAAGCCCGTGCTGCCCGTGCAGGTGGGACCCATGGACACGCTGCGTATCAATCCGCTGTCGGCGATGCAGGTGATCGATTACCGCACGCCCGACCTGGAGAGCGGAATCGAGCTGATCTCGAGCGTCAATGCTCTTCGGGCAAAGACCCCGCCGCTGCCCGATCCGCTGCCCGAGGAACCCCCGATCCCGTTCGCGTACCTGATGCGTTTGGCGTCGACGATCTCGGATCCGACGGGTCTGAGTGCCCAGCAGCAGACGGCGCTGGTCTCGGAACTCAAGGCGGGTCTGGAGGAGGACGGCAGCGACGAGCTGGCGCGGCGGGACATTGCCGAACTGCTGCGGATGCTGAGAGACCGCTCGGACGTGACCTGGCGTACGCGCACCGAGGTCGAGAGCGTGCTGGCATCACTCGATGCGCCCGCGCCCGCGCCACCGGCCCCGCCACCGTCCCCGCCGTCGGCGCCTGCCTATGTCACAGGTCCGCAGCCGGCGTACCAGTCCGGCCCCGGCGCCCCTCCGTGGACACCTCCACCCGGGCCGCGTCCTCCGAACAGCGGTCCGCCGAATTACCCGCCCCCCGGCCCCCCGCGCGGAAAGGGGGCCCGCTCATCGGGCGCAGCCGGCAAGTGGCTGATCATCGGTGGCGGCGCTGTGGTCGTGGTCGCCGTGCTCGTCGTGGTCGCCCTACGAGCCTTCCCGAGCGAGGATCCTCAGCCACCGGCCCCGCCGCCGCCGGTGGCACCCGCTTCGGTGAACTCCCTGCTCCTCACCACGAACGAGACCGAGGCGATCATGGGTGTGTCGAATCTCGAACCGAGCAAGGTATTCGACCAGATGGCGGAGTCGACGCAGCAGATCTCCAACACGGCATGCGCAGGTGCGCAATTCAACGCCGTCAAGAGCGTCTACGACGGCAGCGGCTACAGCGTGGTCGCCGATCAGGTGTACACCGCCGACAGCCCGCAATACGTCTACGTCAACCAGACGGTGGTGCTCTACCCGTCCGCCGACCAGGCCGAAAAATTCCTGAGCCGCTCAACCGATGCCTGGCGCACCTGCGCCGGCGAGAGCGTCACGGTCACCACCGACGAGGGCAAGTCGTACAACTGGTCCTTCGATCAGGTCGACGTGGACAGCGACAATCACCAGATTTCCCAAATGACCCGCCAGGAGGGCATGGGCGGCTACGGCTGCGAGCATGCGCTGCGAGTGGTGTCGAACGCCGTCATCGAGACTCGGGCATGCAGTGACGGGGTCACCGACGAGGCGGGGCGGATGGCGGAATCGATGGCGGCGAAGGCGCCCCGCTGA